One segment of Leptospirillum ferrooxidans C2-3 DNA contains the following:
- a CDS encoding BamA/TamA family outer membrane protein, with protein MPLSPHSSSQDLDFPSRPILILTPLEEEARCFLSGLIPVLKRHGRSVQRKNGEILSEGLFRLRVIGMGPPDQDDDELLSSLNPGDIVLLSGFGGGLSIRAQKGSVFFFSSIETLQKGISQSLPMAQTIDLPASIEMGRILGFSLGRGVTLPQIVGSPDEKKELFQVTGADVCDMETGSWERAIHSRGCHFVASRVIFDGSDEYLPEFLGDLVQKNGKLFLPNLFRALLSPPKLLALIKLGFSQKVARKSLANLGERVGVLLTEGSEGKNKEAIFRILRLLSLCLFFLISHPNHSYAIPVLPPPSSSGPPGTGPFLAPGNGESFPQLPIGVPSPFSFTSPTQNTVVIPLPAIGVSYNTGVTIGTIVPILSALPSGRITSILAPSITYNPYLGTQVGARYYRYYKGNLKRWHLIGLQSNSIWNFYEFHYRDLSMGDGRYILDIRLKDFKNPAARFYGLGPDSSFGNQTNYTLSEASAHVTIGANLDHQKIRAWFMERLREYGASPGVIPGMPYSGTVFPTVNGISNSPVIISHRANLTYDTRDNHLIPTTGTYARAFAELDQNETAGEVSVFDRFNAEYKTWIPQGDNDQNVLAIRGMVNLMNGPNIPFYAQSMLGGAYTLEGFGTGRFYDLDAAIFNVEERIQAFDMTMLGVTSSWQIAPFLGVGEVFHDQRELTNPSLYAINPGVGFRALVQPNVVGRLDIGYSTQAGPVEFVGIGFPF; from the coding sequence TTGCCCCTCTCTCCTCATTCTTCTAGTCAGGATCTTGATTTCCCTTCCCGACCCATTCTGATTCTGACTCCGCTAGAGGAAGAAGCCCGGTGCTTTCTTTCCGGGCTGATTCCTGTACTGAAAAGACATGGTCGATCAGTTCAAAGGAAAAATGGAGAAATCCTATCGGAGGGGCTCTTCCGGTTGAGAGTCATTGGGATGGGGCCACCAGATCAGGATGATGACGAACTCCTCTCTTCTTTGAACCCGGGAGATATTGTTTTGCTTTCAGGGTTTGGGGGAGGACTTTCAATCCGTGCCCAGAAGGGAAGTGTCTTTTTTTTCTCCTCCATTGAGACTCTTCAAAAGGGAATTTCCCAATCTCTTCCAATGGCTCAGACGATTGATCTCCCTGCTTCGATAGAGATGGGGCGGATATTGGGATTCTCATTGGGAAGGGGCGTTACTCTTCCCCAGATAGTGGGGAGTCCTGATGAAAAAAAAGAGCTGTTTCAGGTAACAGGGGCCGATGTTTGCGATATGGAAACAGGATCATGGGAGAGGGCCATTCACTCCCGGGGTTGCCACTTTGTTGCGTCAAGGGTCATCTTTGATGGCTCGGATGAATATTTGCCGGAATTTTTAGGAGATTTGGTTCAAAAAAATGGAAAACTTTTTCTCCCCAACCTCTTTCGGGCGCTCCTTTCGCCTCCAAAGCTTTTGGCATTGATAAAGCTTGGATTTTCCCAGAAGGTCGCGAGAAAAAGTCTCGCCAATCTGGGCGAGAGGGTTGGGGTTCTCTTGACAGAAGGTTCAGAGGGGAAAAATAAGGAAGCCATCTTCAGGATTCTCCGATTATTGAGCTTGTGTCTTTTCTTTTTGATCAGCCATCCCAACCACTCTTATGCGATTCCTGTCCTTCCCCCGCCTTCTTCGTCAGGTCCCCCCGGAACGGGACCGTTTTTAGCCCCGGGCAATGGTGAGAGTTTTCCACAACTGCCAATTGGTGTTCCCTCTCCGTTTTCCTTTACCAGCCCGACTCAAAACACGGTGGTGATCCCCTTGCCGGCCATTGGTGTCAGTTATAATACGGGGGTTACGATTGGTACGATCGTTCCAATCCTTTCAGCACTCCCAAGTGGCCGGATTACATCCATCCTCGCACCTTCCATCACATACAATCCCTATCTGGGCACTCAAGTGGGTGCACGTTATTACCGTTATTACAAGGGCAACCTTAAAAGATGGCACCTGATCGGTCTCCAGTCCAACTCCATCTGGAATTTTTACGAATTTCACTACAGGGATCTTTCCATGGGAGATGGGAGATACATCCTGGATATCCGCCTGAAGGATTTCAAGAATCCGGCAGCCCGTTTTTATGGACTGGGTCCTGATTCTTCATTCGGCAATCAGACGAACTACACTTTGTCAGAGGCATCAGCTCATGTAACGATTGGTGCCAACCTTGACCATCAAAAAATCAGGGCCTGGTTTATGGAACGACTGAGGGAGTATGGCGCATCACCCGGAGTCATCCCCGGGATGCCATATTCCGGAACAGTTTTTCCAACTGTCAACGGAATTTCGAACAGTCCTGTCATCATTTCCCATCGGGCCAACCTGACTTACGACACGAGGGATAACCACCTCATTCCAACTACCGGAACATATGCGAGGGCCTTTGCCGAGCTTGACCAGAATGAAACGGCCGGTGAGGTCAGTGTCTTTGACCGTTTTAATGCGGAATACAAAACATGGATCCCCCAGGGAGATAATGACCAGAATGTCTTGGCGATAAGAGGGATGGTCAACCTGATGAATGGTCCCAATATTCCTTTTTATGCCCAAAGCATGTTGGGAGGAGCCTATACCCTCGAAGGATTTGGTACAGGCCGTTTTTATGACCTGGATGCAGCTATTTTCAATGTTGAGGAGCGGATCCAGGCTTTTGACATGACGATGCTTGGTGTGACCAGCTCATGGCAGATCGCACCATTTTTGGGGGTCGGAGAGGTTTTTCATGACCAAAGGGAACTGACCAACCCTTCCCTTTATGCGATCAATCCTGGTGTCGGTTTCCGGGCCCTTGTCCAGCCAAATGTGGTCGGACGTCTCGATATAGGCTATTCAACCCAGGCGGGTCCCGTGGAGTTTGTCGGTATCGGATTCCCCTTCTGA
- the shc gene encoding squalene--hopene cyclase, whose product MARVYSPKAGDSSVPFEEKIFDKPEKASDPGFRERLEEAIANATRSLLDRQHPDGYWVEPLDADVTIPAEYVMFQFILGRKDEVFFREVAEYILSIQGADGGWPLFTGGTADISASVKAYFALKLLGYSPDHPALVKARALILERGGATTVNVFTRIILALFAQYDWKGIPALPCEMILLPKWFPLSIYTISYWSRTVIIPLLIIYHYKPVTPIPHGQGIDELFLKPMEEVHFGYSWDKKVLSWKNLFFVLDYFIQHWNRHPPSFLRKKALSKAVEWLIPRMKGEGGLGAIYPAMANSVIALRLSGYSDDHPLVKRAIASIDDLVFSRDNMQSVQPCHSPIWDTALSLGALFEAGVSPDHPAISRSLEWFRRKEVKTVGDWAVHVKGVEPGGWAFEFENDYYPDVDDTAVILMDFAKWTNGFKGYEDVVRRAARWVLAMQCTDGGWASFDKDNDLLFLNNIPFADHGALLDPSTADLTGRVLEFLGLYGYRPDFPPVARALDYLRREQEADGSWYGRWGVNYIYGTWSVISAFRALGVDMKSSMVQRAMSFLLDHQNDDGGWGESCLSYSKKETAGVGESTPSQTAWALIALIHGEHADHPQVRKGISWLLENMRPDGRWNETLYTGTGFARVFYLRYNMYRDYFPLWALALYQNVHFEGASRVSGKVAVWRKQPFAPLSSFF is encoded by the coding sequence ATGGCAAGAGTTTATTCCCCAAAGGCGGGGGACAGTTCAGTGCCGTTTGAGGAAAAAATATTTGATAAACCGGAGAAAGCCTCTGATCCGGGATTCCGGGAACGTCTTGAAGAGGCGATAGCGAACGCCACGAGATCTCTCCTTGATCGACAGCATCCCGATGGATATTGGGTCGAACCTCTTGATGCAGATGTCACCATCCCAGCTGAATATGTCATGTTCCAGTTTATTCTCGGGAGAAAGGATGAAGTCTTTTTCCGTGAGGTAGCAGAGTACATTCTTTCCATTCAGGGTGCTGATGGTGGGTGGCCTTTGTTCACTGGAGGGACGGCTGATATCAGTGCCAGTGTCAAAGCGTATTTTGCCTTGAAACTTCTGGGCTATTCCCCCGACCACCCGGCTCTTGTAAAAGCCCGCGCATTGATTCTTGAAAGAGGCGGAGCTACGACCGTAAATGTCTTCACGCGGATTATCCTGGCGCTTTTTGCACAGTACGACTGGAAGGGAATTCCTGCCCTGCCGTGTGAAATGATTCTTTTGCCAAAATGGTTTCCTCTTTCGATCTATACGATTTCCTATTGGTCCAGAACGGTGATTATCCCGTTGTTGATCATCTATCACTATAAGCCGGTCACTCCGATTCCTCACGGGCAAGGGATTGATGAACTTTTTTTAAAGCCCATGGAAGAGGTTCATTTTGGTTATTCCTGGGACAAGAAGGTTTTGTCCTGGAAAAATCTGTTTTTTGTGCTGGATTACTTTATTCAGCACTGGAATCGCCATCCACCTTCCTTTTTAAGAAAAAAAGCTTTGTCGAAAGCGGTTGAATGGCTTATCCCCAGAATGAAGGGGGAGGGAGGTCTTGGAGCGATTTATCCGGCAATGGCCAATAGCGTCATTGCACTTAGGCTTTCGGGCTATTCAGACGATCATCCGCTTGTGAAAAGGGCCATCGCCTCCATTGATGACCTGGTTTTCTCCCGGGACAATATGCAGTCAGTCCAGCCATGCCATTCTCCAATATGGGATACGGCACTCAGCCTTGGGGCCCTTTTTGAGGCCGGAGTTTCTCCGGATCATCCGGCCATTTCCCGTTCTCTTGAGTGGTTTCGGAGAAAAGAAGTGAAAACGGTGGGCGATTGGGCTGTGCATGTAAAAGGTGTTGAGCCAGGTGGATGGGCATTCGAGTTTGAAAATGACTATTATCCAGATGTGGATGACACCGCGGTCATTCTGATGGATTTTGCCAAATGGACAAATGGCTTCAAAGGGTACGAGGATGTTGTCAGGAGAGCGGCCAGGTGGGTTCTCGCAATGCAGTGCACAGATGGCGGATGGGCTTCTTTTGACAAGGACAACGATCTCCTCTTTCTCAACAATATTCCCTTTGCAGACCATGGCGCACTGCTTGATCCGTCAACTGCGGATCTGACCGGACGCGTTCTGGAGTTTTTGGGGCTTTATGGGTATCGCCCTGATTTTCCACCGGTCGCCAGGGCACTGGACTACTTGCGTCGCGAACAGGAAGCTGATGGTTCATGGTATGGTCGGTGGGGAGTCAACTACATTTACGGGACATGGTCGGTGATCTCCGCCTTTAGGGCATTGGGTGTCGATATGAAATCTTCCATGGTCCAGCGTGCGATGAGTTTTTTACTTGATCATCAAAATGACGATGGCGGATGGGGTGAAAGCTGTCTTTCCTATTCCAAAAAGGAAACTGCTGGCGTGGGAGAGTCGACCCCCTCACAAACAGCATGGGCACTGATTGCGCTTATTCATGGAGAGCATGCGGATCATCCACAGGTCAGGAAGGGAATCTCCTGGCTCCTTGAAAACATGCGCCCTGATGGTCGATGGAATGAAACGCTCTACACGGGAACCGGTTTTGCGAGGGTCTTTTATCTTCGTTATAACATGTACAGGGATTACTTCCCGTTGTGGGCGCTAGCCCTTTATCAGAATGTCCATTTCGAAGGGGCTTCCCGGGTTTCCGGGAAAGTGGCCGTCTGGAGGAAGCAACCCTTTGCCCCTCTCTCCTCATTCTTCTAG
- a CDS encoding tetratricopeptide repeat protein, with product MLLLSDQGCATAPKGAESKRSLMEEYSRDISSHHIDAARAALLEGTRLYPTETVFWNDLAYLDFLEGHYPSAAKMLNRGLMIDPGNQGLLLNKARLYLAEGDVANAKKILFRMLPRHPWLHGYRLLLAIVEVKDGNIEAGRILFEDLNDHHPGDALIKSYLQKLNESEK from the coding sequence TTGCTCCTTCTTTCGGACCAGGGATGTGCAACGGCTCCGAAAGGTGCCGAGTCGAAGCGCTCCCTCATGGAGGAGTACTCAAGGGATATAAGCTCGCATCACATTGATGCGGCCCGTGCAGCCCTTCTTGAAGGGACCAGACTCTATCCGACCGAGACCGTTTTTTGGAATGATCTCGCTTATCTCGACTTTCTTGAGGGGCATTACCCTTCCGCTGCAAAAATGCTGAATCGCGGCCTCATGATCGACCCTGGCAACCAGGGGCTTCTTCTGAACAAGGCGCGTCTTTATTTGGCGGAAGGGGATGTTGCCAATGCAAAAAAAATTCTCTTTCGGATGTTGCCACGTCACCCATGGCTTCATGGGTACCGTCTTCTTCTTGCCATTGTAGAAGTCAAAGATGGAAATATTGAGGCAGGACGAATTCTTTTTGAGGATCTCAATGATCATCATCCGGGTGATGCCCTGATTAAAAGCTATCTTCAGAAGTTAAACGAATCGGAAAAATAA
- a CDS encoding TolC family protein, with protein sequence MESCFRKTISAVAFFCVLVKAVFPFGTSLAPAFGSDEMVSLVEAVQESLSNRPDLKAEIYRVKSAKERIGASKSNYYPQLSASFETIYGNSFFGFFLFPGYNYADLNLLTVTLSQTIYDFGRTGSLVSQSRWAFELEKSREAEIYQETIRAAETDYFNLLSSQHQVLADKENLADAEEQLARAKYRFNAGTGIILDVTRAQVNVESDKLQLIRDKDAARSIGIDLAEVMGRSKSERLVAGDVFVDPNKGTSPDFQADLIQAMKHRPEMIEAMDQVRMSQSALKNAKSQNYPSVTGLFQSFTATMPQGSLPIPYAPNNTPYSTVNLGGVVNIPIFEGGLMMHQISQAHYDLSSSIESRRSVRLKVITDLKKAILEIRDATQRLVEARTERMNAEKNESLVAEAYRVGSVHSVDVMDAQAALRQARESVIQARYQLMVGYLDFQYARGTLSTQNLFSSQK encoded by the coding sequence GTGGAGAGCTGTTTCCGTAAAACGATTTCAGCCGTTGCTTTTTTTTGCGTTTTAGTGAAGGCAGTTTTCCCGTTCGGGACCTCACTTGCTCCTGCATTTGGATCGGATGAGATGGTGTCTCTTGTTGAGGCGGTGCAGGAATCACTCTCCAACCGGCCTGATCTCAAGGCCGAGATCTATCGTGTAAAGAGTGCGAAAGAAAGGATCGGGGCGTCAAAATCCAATTATTATCCTCAACTTTCAGCAAGCTTTGAAACAATTTACGGGAACAGTTTCTTCGGTTTTTTTCTGTTTCCTGGGTATAATTATGCCGACCTGAATCTGTTGACCGTTACGCTTTCCCAGACCATCTATGATTTCGGAAGGACCGGTTCTCTTGTTTCACAGAGCCGTTGGGCGTTTGAGCTCGAAAAAAGCCGGGAAGCCGAGATCTATCAGGAGACCATCCGCGCCGCAGAGACGGATTACTTCAACCTCCTTTCAAGCCAGCACCAGGTTTTGGCCGACAAGGAAAATCTTGCCGATGCGGAGGAACAGCTTGCCCGTGCAAAGTACCGCTTTAATGCTGGAACCGGGATCATCCTTGATGTCACAAGGGCTCAGGTCAATGTGGAATCGGACAAGCTCCAGTTGATCCGGGACAAGGATGCGGCAAGGTCGATCGGCATTGATCTTGCCGAAGTCATGGGACGCTCCAAATCGGAACGGCTTGTTGCCGGAGATGTTTTTGTAGACCCAAACAAGGGAACATCTCCCGATTTTCAAGCCGATCTCATTCAGGCAATGAAACATAGGCCCGAAATGATCGAAGCAATGGATCAGGTCCGGATGTCCCAGTCGGCACTGAAAAATGCCAAGTCTCAAAACTATCCCTCTGTGACAGGTCTTTTTCAGTCTTTTACCGCTACAATGCCACAGGGAAGCCTTCCCATTCCCTATGCTCCCAACAACACACCCTATTCGACAGTGAATCTTGGTGGAGTTGTGAACATCCCCATCTTTGAGGGGGGTCTGATGATGCATCAGATATCGCAGGCTCATTACGATCTGTCGTCCTCCATCGAATCCCGAAGGTCGGTTCGCCTGAAGGTCATCACGGATCTGAAGAAGGCCATCCTTGAAATTCGTGATGCCACTCAAAGATTGGTGGAGGCGAGAACCGAACGAATGAATGCAGAGAAAAACGAAAGTCTGGTCGCGGAGGCGTACCGGGTGGGTTCTGTTCATTCGGTTGATGTTATGGATGCCCAGGCTGCCTTGAGACAAGCACGCGAGTCTGTTATCCAGGCCCGATACCAATTGATGGTCGGATACCTCGATTTTCAATACGCCCGTGGAACCTTATCCACTCAAAACTTATTTTCTTCTCAAAAATAG
- a CDS encoding efflux RND transporter periplasmic adaptor subunit, which translates to MSTKKRFLLAIIVLTAIILTVFHKKIFPSGNVTQNSLTLYGNIDLREVQLAFHDTGRIKKLLYLEGSSVKKGELMATMDPIRYQDMVDADKATLARNKIQLIDAQRTFTRVKKLAHAQFNSEQKLDDATEALDAAKASISQAEAQLAFDQRQLVDTKVYAPVDGVVQNRILEPGDMAFPSSPVYTIARSHPLWARVYVEEPELGKVHEGMGADITSDSYPGKIYSGYIGYISPTSEFTPKEVQTLHQRTILVYRLRVYLSCPTTELRLGMPVTVTIPLHSPKSSPATCPDGSRPDFSPRG; encoded by the coding sequence ATGTCCACCAAAAAACGGTTTCTTCTGGCAATTATCGTCCTCACCGCCATCATCCTTACAGTCTTCCACAAGAAAATCTTCCCCTCCGGAAACGTCACCCAAAACAGCCTGACTCTTTATGGAAACATTGACCTGAGGGAAGTCCAGCTCGCCTTTCATGACACGGGGAGGATCAAAAAACTTCTCTATCTTGAAGGCTCCTCCGTCAAGAAAGGCGAGCTGATGGCGACGATGGATCCGATTCGTTATCAGGACATGGTGGATGCGGACAAGGCGACCCTCGCCCGGAACAAGATCCAGTTGATCGACGCTCAAAGAACCTTTACCAGAGTCAAAAAGCTCGCACATGCCCAGTTCAACTCGGAACAGAAGCTTGACGACGCGACGGAAGCCCTTGATGCCGCAAAGGCATCGATCAGCCAGGCGGAGGCCCAACTTGCCTTTGATCAACGGCAACTCGTTGATACAAAGGTTTATGCACCTGTGGATGGGGTTGTACAGAACCGAATCCTTGAACCCGGCGACATGGCTTTCCCCTCCTCCCCAGTCTATACCATCGCACGATCCCACCCTCTCTGGGCCCGCGTCTATGTTGAAGAACCCGAGCTTGGCAAAGTCCATGAAGGCATGGGCGCTGACATTACCTCGGATTCATACCCCGGAAAAATCTATTCCGGTTATATCGGATATATTTCTCCGACATCGGAATTCACCCCCAAGGAGGTTCAGACACTCCACCAGAGAACAATCCTTGTCTATCGACTGCGAGTGTACCTGAGCTGCCCGACGACAGAACTCCGATTGGGAATGCCTGTCACTGTCACCATTCCGCTTCATTCCCCCAAATCTTCACCGGCAACATGTCCTGATGGTTCCCGACCGGATTTCTCCCCCCGTGGCTGA
- a CDS encoding ATP-binding cassette domain-containing protein — translation MVPDRISPPVADIPTSEGLITVNELTKTFPSPRGIVTALDKISFSLKKGSITGLIGPDGAGKTTLMRLLSGLLWPDGGDIRIMGNDPSKAPLSVQGSLGYMPQKFGLYEDLSVQENLDLYANLQGVPKDRRKELYAPLLSMTGLSPFQKRLAGQLSGGMKQKLGVACSLVHQPPILLLDEPTVGVDPVSRRELWEILRKLVSESGATLFVSTSYLDEAERCDEILILYNGKVLGSGPPESFRKEVAGRGYRAETTGSLRTVEPQISLLPGVVDTVLEGSTVRIVMDGDTPPIFPENLGKIILKSAPPRFEDAFMSRIKKVTKENVKSISIDRLYQKMSRTQGNDSVIYDAIEVENLDRYFDSFKAVNNLTFHVKKGEVFGLLGANGAGKTTTFRMLAGLLEPTAGKLIVAGEDVRKVAAQARGKIGYMAQKFSLYSQLTVFQNLIFYSSAYGLSGTLQKEKIQDSLNFFELEPYKNVSSGILPLGFRQRLALSCALIHEPSILFLDEPTSGVDPNARREFWHIINALATVGVSVLVTTHFMEEAEYCDRLLIMAQGALLAMGSPAEIKEKTRTPQIPDPSLEDAFVSLLSEFQKNTG, via the coding sequence ATGGTTCCCGACCGGATTTCTCCCCCCGTGGCTGATATCCCCACTTCCGAAGGACTGATCACCGTCAATGAGCTGACAAAAACATTTCCGTCTCCAAGAGGTATTGTTACAGCGCTCGACAAGATCAGCTTTTCCCTGAAAAAAGGTTCAATCACTGGTCTTATTGGTCCTGACGGTGCCGGAAAGACAACACTGATGAGACTTCTCTCAGGACTTCTCTGGCCGGACGGAGGAGATATCCGGATCATGGGAAACGACCCATCCAAAGCCCCCCTGTCAGTTCAGGGATCCTTGGGATATATGCCCCAGAAGTTTGGACTCTATGAGGATCTTTCCGTTCAGGAAAACCTGGATCTCTATGCCAATCTGCAGGGTGTACCGAAAGATCGCCGAAAAGAGCTTTACGCTCCCCTCCTGTCGATGACCGGTCTGTCTCCTTTTCAAAAACGTCTGGCCGGCCAATTATCGGGGGGGATGAAACAAAAACTGGGAGTTGCATGTTCACTGGTCCATCAGCCTCCGATTCTTCTTCTGGACGAACCCACTGTAGGGGTTGACCCTGTATCCCGTCGAGAGCTCTGGGAAATTCTTCGAAAGCTCGTCAGTGAGTCAGGTGCCACCTTATTTGTAAGCACCTCCTACCTTGATGAAGCCGAGCGATGTGACGAAATCCTGATTCTCTACAATGGAAAAGTCCTTGGAAGTGGTCCCCCGGAATCCTTCCGGAAAGAGGTGGCTGGACGGGGATACCGTGCTGAAACGACCGGATCACTCAGGACCGTGGAACCTCAAATTTCGCTTCTTCCCGGAGTTGTTGACACGGTGCTTGAGGGATCGACCGTCCGAATCGTCATGGATGGGGACACTCCTCCGATCTTTCCTGAGAATCTGGGGAAGATCATTCTGAAATCAGCCCCTCCCCGATTTGAAGATGCCTTTATGTCCCGGATCAAAAAAGTCACCAAAGAAAATGTCAAATCCATTTCGATCGATCGTCTTTACCAGAAGATGTCCAGAACGCAAGGCAATGATAGCGTGATATACGACGCCATTGAAGTCGAAAATCTTGATCGTTACTTTGACTCATTCAAAGCCGTGAACAATCTGACATTCCATGTCAAGAAAGGAGAAGTCTTTGGTCTTCTGGGAGCCAATGGGGCTGGAAAAACCACAACATTCCGGATGCTTGCGGGGCTTTTGGAACCGACGGCAGGAAAACTCATCGTAGCCGGTGAGGATGTGCGAAAAGTGGCGGCACAGGCGAGAGGGAAGATCGGGTATATGGCTCAGAAATTTTCGCTTTACTCTCAGCTGACGGTTTTTCAAAATCTGATCTTTTACAGTAGCGCCTATGGTCTTTCCGGCACCCTGCAAAAAGAGAAAATCCAGGATTCACTGAACTTTTTTGAACTCGAACCCTATAAAAATGTCTCTTCCGGCATACTCCCGCTGGGTTTCCGACAAAGACTCGCCCTTTCCTGCGCACTGATTCACGAACCCTCAATTCTCTTTCTTGATGAGCCGACTTCAGGCGTTGATCCCAATGCCAGAAGGGAGTTCTGGCATATCATCAATGCATTGGCTACAGTCGGAGTATCCGTTCTGGTGACAACGCACTTTATGGAAGAGGCGGAGTACTGTGACCGACTGCTCATCATGGCACAAGGGGCACTTCTTGCCATGGGCAGTCCCGCCGAAATCAAGGAAAAGACAAGAACACCCCAAATCCCCGACCCCTCTCTTGAAGATGCCTTTGTGTCCCTTCTGTCTGAATTTCAAAAAAACACAGGGTGA
- a CDS encoding ABC transporter permease yields the protein MRQPTRHSSLSLKINRIRALVYKESLQILRDPSSLAIALVLPFVLLLIFGYGVSLDASHVPIAVVQDSRTPASEGFIASLRNSHWFSPRPYANIHDAISALKRQDVEGILWLRENFGRGIESFHNAPIHVVVDGVDDNTARLVEGYLTNTWQTWLTLRNQRGRLASTLPISLKVRIWFNPDNRSRDFLIPGLIAVIMTLIGALLTALVIAREWERGTMEALFVTPVSIGEILIGKFIPYFMLGMSGMALSVLMSRFLFEVPLRGSILTLTITSSLFLTSALGMGLLISTAAKNQFVAGQIAIVFTFLPAFILSGFIFDIHSMPSFIQAITHIIPASYFVTILQSVFLAGDIPGVIIPNSVALLLFSIFLFALIRRISRKRIE from the coding sequence ATGAGACAACCCACTCGTCACTCTTCTCTATCATTAAAAATAAACAGGATACGGGCACTTGTATATAAAGAATCTCTGCAGATTCTGCGAGATCCTTCAAGCCTTGCCATTGCCCTTGTCCTGCCCTTTGTCCTCCTTTTGATTTTTGGATATGGTGTTTCGCTCGATGCGAGCCATGTCCCCATTGCGGTTGTTCAGGACAGCCGGACTCCTGCATCAGAGGGGTTCATCGCAAGTCTCAGAAACTCCCATTGGTTTTCACCCAGGCCATACGCCAATATTCACGATGCCATAAGTGCTCTCAAACGTCAGGATGTGGAAGGCATTCTCTGGCTTCGGGAAAATTTTGGAAGGGGTATTGAATCGTTTCACAACGCACCCATCCACGTTGTCGTCGATGGAGTTGATGACAATACGGCAAGACTGGTCGAGGGCTATCTGACCAATACATGGCAAACGTGGCTGACTCTTCGAAATCAGCGAGGGCGACTCGCCTCAACGCTACCAATAAGTCTTAAGGTCAGGATCTGGTTTAACCCGGACAATAGAAGCCGGGATTTTCTCATTCCTGGTCTGATTGCTGTTATCATGACCCTGATCGGCGCACTTCTTACAGCCCTCGTCATCGCAAGGGAATGGGAGAGGGGCACCATGGAAGCTCTCTTTGTCACACCTGTTTCCATTGGAGAAATCTTAATCGGAAAATTCATTCCCTACTTCATGTTGGGGATGAGCGGAATGGCACTGTCTGTCCTCATGAGCCGATTCTTGTTTGAAGTTCCGTTAAGAGGTTCGATTTTGACTCTGACCATCACATCATCTCTCTTTCTGACTTCTGCCCTCGGCATGGGGCTCCTTATCTCCACTGCAGCCAAAAACCAGTTTGTTGCCGGACAAATCGCCATTGTCTTTACATTTCTTCCGGCTTTTATCCTGTCCGGTTTTATATTTGATATCCATTCCATGCCCTCCTTCATCCAGGCCATTACCCATATCATTCCCGCAAGCTATTTCGTGACGATTCTCCAATCGGTTTTTCTTGCTGGAGATATTCCTGGGGTCATCATTCCCAACTCGGTCGCACTTCTCCTGTTCAGCATCTTTCTTTTCGCCCTGATTCGCCGCATCAGTAGAAAAAGGATTGAATAG